A genome region from Anastrepha ludens isolate Willacy chromosome 3, idAnaLude1.1, whole genome shotgun sequence includes the following:
- the LOC128859225 gene encoding uncharacterized protein LOC128859225 isoform X1, translating into MKIGKLNLVGVRVIHQRRFIRILFSSIHCSPYQFIGNQSLFPVRLQLCTWQRVNIEIYTNTPTHILHINSAYSTKQQQSDRAIKFRTNL; encoded by the exons ATGAAAATTGGGAAATTAAACTTGGTCGGCGTTCGAGTAATACACCAGCGCAGA TTTATTCGGATTTTATTTTCAAGCATACATTGTTCGCCGTACCAATTCATTGGCAATCAAAGCCTGTTCCCAGTGCGCTTGCAACTCTGCACGTGGCAAAGAGTGAATATAGAGATTTACACCAATACACCAACCCACATTTTGCATATCAACTCAGCTTATTCTACTAAACAGCAGCAAAGTGACAGAGCAATCAAATTTCGTACGAATTTGTGA